The Anopheles merus strain MAF chromosome 2L, AmerM5.1, whole genome shotgun sequence genome has a segment encoding these proteins:
- the LOC121594161 gene encoding sodium channel protein 60E isoform X2: MTDATTPNEGQVAKHQVVAYTEKSQDKHESRHIQLVREYGFHPRSKVQVEDGALLPRKFEPFPNDMYGRPLEEIDNFIYEETFCVVSKRFRKNYIHRFTGTKSLFCFTPWSPTRRACVYLATNQFFDYFVMATILFNCIFLAMSETIEEAEYIFLAIYTSEMIIKMIAKGFILNKYTYLRNPWNWLDFVVITSGYATIALDVGNLAGLRTFRVLRALKTVSIMPGLKTIINALLHSFKQLAEVMTLTIFCLMVFALFALQVYMGELRNKCVKNLPSDLTNVTHEDWYMWVNDTQNWIVDEDDMPMLCGNLTGARHCPPEYTCLCIGENPNHGYTNFDNFMWSMLTTFQLITLDYWENVYNMVLATCGPMSVSFFTVVVFFGSFYLINLMLAVVALSYEEEAEITQEERRKDLIDHRDDSTFSFDPASLNVKQLSKQQRKKIDARKGVLLASYSRKKTRRRKKGKEGNGNGHSKSRSVTPSPTPSPRHSIVRPQALAVQRTKGILTVAPPPVVQQQPLPQSTQPLQQQQQQQQQQQQQQPQQQTQQQQQNNNTLHPLGPNYRGQLLLSSRQGSSNASEGGANRESSLDDSGVVDDHEEQDVTGDPGEQHHKPVHPMSQLAAQHQAPSVVQQPLPQSQLSLPLQPHLQPQQQREVTPVTLALSPREVRIIKCNGNLAKLKQQNVYGGLHPEYLSQIVVLDDLPDRNCDSCVQCCIDYEGWLQFQNCLYKIVKDPLFELGITLCIVLNTMFLALEHHGMNANVRDALDIGNKVFTSIFTLECILKVMALSKDFFLCGWNIFDLIIVSVSLLDLIFELIEGLTVLRGLRLLRVLKLAQSWTTMKVLLSIIISTIGALGNLTFVLVIVIYIFAVIGMQLFSKDYTPDKFAPDPVPRWNFNDFFHSFMMIFRILCGEWIEPLWDCMRAEEKEGASSCFAIFLPALVMGNFMVLNLFLALLLNSFNSEELKSKKESFEQEVGEDSKLARSFERIRSIVRKKRNANKEKNDNYANTKLEQLVNEIVIKQREEKKKHKQTVLELQPLPASQLSLPAADLQSAEPQQQQQKYMSLPKELVPPVDYRIPGGPIYSQSYQVEDQPQVVESLNRPVSGSDFCYDIPLKDRPLRTISGSQETVSQMDDQALPRDDHHQQSAHPGGPPQITEVERKILHQMSSGFGTQQSKDEPIGPLGVGDSRDAGFDPNDRSIHIADTAQPYDEAYLQYQKSLLNRSPSYRKSLDKISSKTSSASSSLAHSLAAKCHSPLMQEVLNAGSTYLRNSNISLIQTPTPVVVSRREDNHFLVADRMSQPASIGLPSATQSPLIGGAGGAVSAHQRSPSTSSSLRKAIAAANRLSDHSLNTLSIDHDELINQMNLKDELLNCEQKELFQFLNDEIDGSNNYFSETVGFSSAIVDADTESLLLNSRKDDVIYSPDRKISNGSLKSNLSSISNSIFQALECRRGGSISSATVDSSKPHFAVHGPVTARPTIAIDNGSLQSRRDSEDKEPLVKASEFDEIIHSFETELKSLKSLSLGRSQSQTDQASPERERRNSDSCPGRSPLLEEVVKLRRPKSSTVYRGSEGVNAAPAGVHGGGANRSSGSSSGSGGTDQSDASGQQQRSEASKRRSLEKQRNITDEEFNMGFEIKKLCDQLQAPFAAAGTGGSHEHHSPQSANGVVSLGTTTAGGTISTIPIVFRRKNDFHSSFDRIKRLSLIERVEEAKDEEEHQTQPLPKVSSEKLPRKHLSKDRLETLSLKSSYSVENTNQALMEGTRQLGISIQEFQRTIGQEAGSVPAGADAAPGDQTAEKKAPLKKTVTYGDTSRQDSTQHPTPKRTPYKSYDSDAPLNLAGKPWHCLVSYVDDITVGGRRNSQGVYEDPMAFPSFGRRKAPKIPQDCFPQKCYEKCKCWDTCLKTEFGQRWYRFRQFILQYVDTPAFEWFVLVLIFASSITLCFEDIHLDKNKELKRILYWTNLVFCMIFIIEMFLKWIALGFTKYFSSFWTILDFVIVFVSVFSLLIEENENLKVLRSLRTLRALRPLRAISRWQGMRIVVNALMYAIPSIFNVLLVCLVFWLIFSIMGVQFFGGKFFKCVDEDGELLPIHIVNDKWQCYALNYSWVNSKITFDHVGMGYLALFQVATFEGWMEVMADAVDARGVDLQPQREANLYAYLYFVIFIVCGSFFTLNLFIGVIIDNFNMLKKKYEGGVLEMFLTESQKHYYTAMKKLGRKKPQKVIKRPINQFLAMFYDLSNSRRFEIAIFVLIFLNMLTMGIEHYDQPHAVFFVLEVSNAFFTTVFGLEAIVKIVGLRYHYFTVPWNVFDFLLVLASIFGILMEDIMIDLPISPTLLRVVRVFRIGRILRLIKAAKGIRKLLFALVVSLPALFNIGALLALITFIYAIIGMSLFGHVRQQGALDDMVNFETFGRSMQLLFRLMTSAGWNDVLESLMIQPPDCELALDFSINGDCGHPLLAITYFTSFIIISYMIVINMYIAIILENFNQAHQEEEIGIVEDDLEMFYIRWSKYDPHAGQFIHFNQLSDFIASLDPPLGIPKPNTVALVSFNLPISKGNKIHCLDILHALVKHVLGHVEETDNFKQLQDQMDQKFKKQFPTRKELEIVSSTRIWKRQEKAAKTIQTAWKDYLRMKRERERSPMSLDEENTQTSSPGGWQSKLSALNFLHLQVHRRGTATSSRASSRKSSRASDASDLSELAGPWLNLPLMLVSGTSDMVKDVKQQHANGLELKDAPDVKGQRRRSFYNFPFFLRHQDAVEETSTSSPQPQKRPLKDSDTNLSLTTSLEKVPVPPPATPKSKRATSFVKKKPPLERGFSAQSALRLNRNAVVPDDTLSTSAADVSILVTEPSPDVPTVPAPGETTLVHVLVHRESEEYQSELDEKGEPKVKEPRDPSRASDIKLSPGTNVDYQILGGLEGAPRPVVTICVESPMESPDQDGGGGGGATASTATTGAVAIPIDPEPIDVNLPRDTSNIFYDYEEQSGPAGQTVSAGEGPNVEDTAVTVEIANELAECKAGRRSPGSPGEQPSDRPEADLPAQSS, translated from the exons GTATATATTTTTAGCAATTTACACATCCGAGATGATAATCAAAATGATAGCTAAGGGTTTTATACTAAATAAGTATACATATTTACGCAATCCATGGAACTGGCTGGATTTTGTAGTGATAACCAGCGGGTACGCAACGATAGCCTTAGATGTCGGCAATCTGGCCGGTTTGCGAACGTTTCGTGTCCTGCGAGCGCTCAAGACGGTCTCCATAATGCCGG GTTTAAAAACTATCATCAACGCATTGCTGCACTCCTTCAAGCAGCTGGCGGAGGTCATGACGTTGACCATCTTCTGCCTAATGGTGTTCGCGCTGTTTGCTCTTCAG GTCTACATGGGCGAGCTGCGAAACAAGTGTGTCAAAAATCTTCCAAGCGACTTGACGAACGTTACCCACGAGGATTGGTACAT GTGGGTAAACGATACACAGAATTGGATCGTCGACGAGGATGATATGCCGATGCTGTGCGGAAATCTGACCGGAGCGCGTCATTGTCCACCAG AGTACACCTGTCTCTGCATCGGCGAGAATCCGAACCATGGCTACACCAACTTCGACAACTTTATGTGGTCGATGCTGACCACCTTCCAGCTGATTACGCTCGACTACTGGGAGAATGTATATAATATG GTCCTGGCCACGTGCGGTCCCATGAGCGTGTCATTTTTCACCGTGGTTGTGTTTTTCGGTTCCTTCTATTTGATTAATCTAATGCTGGCCGTCGTGGCGCTGAGCTACGAAGAGGAAGCCGAGATTACGCAGGAG GAGCGGCGCAAGGATCTGATCGATCATCGGGACGATTCCACGTTCAGCTTCGATCCGGCCAGCCTGAACGTGAAGCAGCTCagcaagcagcagcgcaaAAAGATTGATGCCCGCAAGGGCGTCCTGCTGGCGTCCTACTCGCGCAAAAAGACGCGCCGAAGGAAAAAGGGCAAGGAGGGCAACGGGAACGGTCAC AGCAAAAGTCGCTCGGTAACGCCAAGTCCAACGCCCAGCCCCCGGCACAGTATCGTGCGGCCGCAAGCATTGGCCGTCCAGCGGACGAAGGGCATCCTGACCGTGGCACCACCTCCCGTGGTACAGCAACAGCCACTGCCACAGTCAACGCAAcccctgcagcagcagcagcagcagcaacagcagcagcagcagcaacagccgcaacaacaaacgcaacagcagcaacaaaacaataacacgCTGCATCCACTGG GTCCGAACTATCGGGGTCAGCTACTGTTGTCCAGCCGGCAGGGAAGCTCCAATGCGAGCGAGGGAGGCGCCAACCGGGAATCCTCGCTGGACGATTCCGGCGTGGTGGACGACCACGAGGAGCAGGACGTGACCGGTGATCCGGGCGAGCAG CATCACAAACCCGTGCACCCGATGTCCCAGCTGGCGGCTCAACATCAGGCCCCTTCCGTGGTTCAGCAACCGCTGCCACAGTCCCAGCTGTCGCTCCCACTGCAGCCGCATCTGCAGCCGCAACAGCAACGGGAGGTAACGCCCGTCACGCTCGCACTGTCCCCGAGGGAGGTTAGGATAATAAAGTGTAACGGCAATCTGGCGAAACTCAAGCAGCAGAACGTGTACGGTGGTCTCCATCCGGAGTACTTATCTCAAATTGTTGTACTAG ACGATCTTCCTGATAGAAATTGTGATAGCTGTGTTCAATGTTGCATCGACTACGAAGGATGGTTGCagtttcaaaattgtttaTATAAG ATTGTTAAAGATCCGTTGTTTGAGCTAGGTATCACACTatgtattgttttaaatacAATGTTTTTAGCACTAGAACACCACGGGATGAACGCAAACGTGCGCGATGCGTTGGATATTGGCAATAAG GTTTTTACATCCATTTTTACTCTAGAATGTATACTGAAGGTGATGGCACTGTCGAAGGATTTTTTCCTGTGCGGTTGGAACATATTCGATCTGATCATCGTCTCGGTTAGCTTGCTCGATCTGATCTTCGAGCTGATAGAGGGACTGACGGTGTTACGAGGTTTAAGATTG TTACGGGTACTGAAACTAGCACAATCATGGACCACGATGAAGGTCCTGCTAAGTATTATCATATCGACAATAGGTGCTTTAGGTAATCTTACCTTCGTGTTGGTGATTGTTATCTATATTTTTGCTGTTATCGGCATGCAGTTGTTCTCGAAGGACTACACTCCGGACAAGTTTGCACCGGATCCGGTGCCAAG ATGGAACttcaatgatttttttcactCATTTATGATGATTTTTCGCATTCTTTGCGGCGAGTGGATTGAACCACTGTGGGACTGTATGCGTGCAGAGGAGAAG GAAGGAGCATCGTCATGCTTTGCCATCTTCCTGCCGGCGCTGGTCATGGGCAACTTTATGGTGCTGAACTTGTTCTTGGCCTTGTTGCTCAACAGCTTCAATTCGGAGGAGTTAAAGTCGAAAAAGGAG AGTTTCGAGCAG GAAGTGGGCGAGGACTCCAAACTGGCCCGCAGCTTCGAGCGTATACGTTCGATTGTGCGCAAGAAGCGCAACGCCAACAAGGAGAAGAACGACAACTACGCCAACACCAAACTCGAGCAGCTCGTAAACGAGATCGTGATCAAGCAGCgggaggaaaagaagaagcacaAGCAGACGGTACTGGAGCTGCAGCCGCTGCCAGCCTCCCAGCTATCGCTTCCAGCAGCAGACCTGCAGTCGGCGgaaccgcagcaacagcagcagaagtaCATGAGCCTGCCAAAGGAGCTGGTGCCGCCAGTGGACTACCGCATCCCGGGCGGACCAATCTATAGCCAAAGCTATCAGGTAGAGGATCAGCCTCAAGTTGTT GAATCACTGAATCGGCCTGTTTCGGGATCGGACTTTTGCTACGACATTCCACTGAAAGATCGACCCCTGCGCACGATCTCGGGCAGTCAGGAGACGGTGTCGCAGATGGACGATCAGGCGTTGCCCCGTgacgaccaccaccagcagtcgGCACACCCTGGTGGTCCGCCGCAGATAACCGAGGTGGAGCGCAAAATCCTGCACCAGATGTCTTCCGGGTTTGGGACGCAGCAGAGCAAGGACGAACCGATCGGACCACTCGGGGTGGGGGATTCGAGGGACGCCGGGTTTGATCCGAACGACCGCTCCATACACATCGCCGACACGGCCCAACCGTACGACGAGGCGTACCTGCAGTACCAGAAGTCGCTGCTGAACCGATCGCCCAGCTACCGCAAATCGCTGGACAAGATCTCGTCCAAGACGTCCAGTGCCAGCTCGTCCCTAGCGCACTCGCtggctgccaaatgccactcgCCGCTCATGCAGGAGGTGCTAAATGCCGGCTCAACTTATCTTAGGAACAGTAACATTTCGCTCATTCAAACGCCAACCCCGGTAGTAGTGTCTAGGCGGGAAGATAATCATTTTTTAGTCGCGGATAGGATGAGCCAGCCGGCCTCGATCGGGCTACCGTCGGCAACGCAGTCACCGCTGATAGGTGGTGCCGGTGGGGCCGTATCCGCCCATCAGAGGTCACCGAGTACGAGCAGCAGTCTGCGGAAGGCAATTGCCGCAGCTAATCGGCTGTCGGATCACTCGCTTAACACGCTCTCGATCGATCACGACGAGCTGATCAACCAGATGAACCTGAAGGACGAACTGCTGAACTGTGAGCAGAAGGAGCTGTTCCAGTTCCTGAACGACGAGATCGACGGTAGCAACAACTATTTCAGCGAAACGGTCGGGTTTAGCAGTGCGATCGTGGATGCGGACACGGAGAGCTTGCTGCTGAACTCGCGCAAGGATGACGTGATCTACTCGCCCGATCGGAAGATCTCGAACGGGAGTTTGAAGTCGAATCTGAGCAGCATTTCGAACTCGATCTTCCAAGCGTTGGAGTGCCGACGGGGTGGTAGCATTAGCAGCGCGACCGTGGACAGTAGCAAGCCGCATTTCGCTGTGCACGGCCCGGTCACGGCACGTCCAACGATCGCGATCGACAATGGGAGCTTGCAGTCGCGCCGGGACAGCGAGGATAAGGAGCCGCTGGTGAAGGCGTCCGAGTTTGACGAGATCATACACAGCTTCGAGACGGAGCTGAAGAGCTTAAAGTCGCTTTCGCTGGGGCGTAGTCAGTCGCAGACGGATCAGGCATCGCCGGAGCGCGAGCGGCGCAACTCGGACAGCTGCCCGGGAAGGTCCCCGCTGCTGGAGGAGGTCGTAAAACTGCGACGCCCAAAGTCGAGCACGGTGTATCGGGGGTCTGAGGGTGTGAATGCCGCTCCTGCTGGTGttcatggtggtggtgcgaatCGTAGCAGTGGGAGTAGTAGCGGAAGCGGGGGTACCGATCAATCGGACGCCAGTGGGCAGCAACAGCGCAGTGAAGCGTCCAAGCGACGCAGCCTTGAAAAGCAGCGTAACATCACGGACGAGGAGTTCAACATGGGGTTCGAGATCAAGAAGCTGTGCGATCAGCTGCAGGCACCGTTCGCGGCGGCCGGTACCGGTGGCTCGCACGAGCACCATAGCCCACAAAGTGCCAACGGTGTCGTGAGCCTCGGGACGACGACGGCTGGGGGGACGATCAGCACCATACCGATCGTGTTCCGGCGCAAGAACGACTTTCACAGCAGCTTCGATCGCATCAAGCGGCTGAGCTTGATCGAGCGTGTTGAGGAGGCAAAAGATGAAGAGGAACATCAGACCCAGCCACTGCCGAAGGTGTCGAGCGAGAAGTTGCCGCGCAAGCATCTCTCCAAGGATCGGCTGGAAACGTTATCGCTCAAGAGTAGCTACAGCGTGGAAAACACGAACCAGGCGCTAATGGAAGGCACTCGGCAGCTTGGGATCAGCATCCAGGAGTTTCAGCGAACGATTGGCCAGGAGGCGGGATCGGTACCGGCGGGAGCGGATGCGGCACCCGGTGACCAGACGGCCGAGAAGAAAGCACCACTGAAGAAGACGGTCACGTACGGTGACACCTCCCGGCAGGACAGTACGCAGCATCCCACACCGAAGCGAACGCCTTACAAATCGTACGACTCGGATGCGCCAC TGAATCTAGCGGGAAAGCCTTGGCACTGTCTGGTTTCTTACGTGGACGACATCACCGTCGGTGGTCGTCGGAACTCGCAAGGCGTCTACGAGGATCCAATGGCTTTCCCCAGTTTCGGGCGGCGCAAGGCGCCCAAGATACCGCAAGATTGCTTCCCCCAAAAGTGCTACGAAAA GTGCAAGTGTTGGGACACGTGTCTCAAGACCGAGTTCGGGCAGCGGTGGTATCGATTTCGGCAGTTCATCCTGCAGTACGTCGACACGCCCGCGTTCGAATGGTTTGTGCTCGTACTGATCTTCGCCTCCAGCATCACGCTCTGCTTCGAGGACATCCACCTGGACAAGAACAAGGAGCTGAAGCGCATCCTCTACTGGACGAACCTCGTCTTCTGCATGATCTTCATCATCGAAATGTTCTTGAAGTGGATCGCGCTGGGGTTTACCAAGTATTTCTCCAGCTTCTGGACGATCCTGGACTTTGTGATCGTATTC GTGTCCGTATTTTCGCTGCTAATCGAGGAGAACGAAAACTTGAAGGTACTACGCTCGCTAAGAACGCTACGGGCGCTAAGGCCCCTGCGCGCGATCTCCCGCTGGCAGGGCATGAGAATAGTAGTGAATGCATTGATGTATGCGATACCGTCCATCTTCAATGTACTCCTAGTATGTCTCGTCTTTTGGCTGATCTTCTCGATCATGGGCGTGCAGTTTTTTGGCGGGAAGTTCTTCAAGTGCGTCGACGAAGACGGCGAACTGCTACCGATCCAC ATCGTCAATGACAAGTGGCAATGCTACGCGCTCAACTACAGCTGGGTAAACTCGAAGATCACCTTCGATCACGTCGGGATGGGTTATTTAGCGTTGTTTCAAGTT GCCACCTTTGAAGGATGGATGGAGGTTATGGCAGATGCCGTTGATGCCCGAGGTGTCGATCTGCAGCCGCAGCGGGAGGCAAACCTGTACGCCTATCTGTACTTTGTCATCTTCATCGTGTGCGGATCATTCTTCACGCTGAACCTCTTCATCGGAGTTATCATCGATAACTTTAACATGCTGAAGAAGAAGTACGAGGGCGGCGTGCTGGAAATGTTTCTGACCGAATCGCAGAAGCATTACTACACCGCGATGAAGAAGCTGGGCCGCAAAAAGCCGCAGAAGGTGATCAAGCGCCCGATCAATCAGTTCCTAGCGATGTTTTACGATCTGTCCAATTCAAGACG CTTCGAAATAGCCATATTTgtgctgatttttttaaacatgctCACCATGGGTATCGAGCACTACGATCAACCGCATGCAGTATTTTTCGTGCTGGAGGTCAGCAATGCCTTCTTCACGACCGTGTTCGGGCTGGAAGCGATCGTGAAGATCGTTGGTTTGCGCTACCACTACTTCACGGTGCCGTGGAACGTGTTCGACTTTCTGCTCGTGCTGGCATCGATCTTCGGCATTCTGATGGAAGACATCATGATCGATTTGCCCATCTCGCCCACGTTGCTGCGGGTGGTGCGGGTGTTCCGCATAGGCCGTATATTGCGCTTGATTAAG GCTGCAAAAGGCATCCGCAAGCTGCTGTTTGCACTGGTCGTGTCGCTACCGGCACTGTTCAACATTGGCGCACTGCTGGCACTGATCACGTTCATCTACGCCATCATCGGGATGTCGCTGTTCGGACATGTGAGGCAGCAGGGCGCTCTGGATGATATGGTCAACTTTGAAACGTTCGGACGCAGCATGCAGCTCCTGTTTCGGCTGATGACATCGGCTGGGTGGAACGATGTGCTAGAGTCGCTCATGATACAACCGCCGGACTGTGAGCTGGCGCTCGATTTCTCCATCAACGGTGACTGTGGCCATCCGCTGCTGGCGATCACCTACTTCACcagcttcatcatcatcagctacATGATCGTGATCAACATGTACATCGCCATCATCCTGGAGAACTTCAACCAGGCCCACCAGGAGGAGGAGATCGGCATCGTGGAGGACGATCTGGAGATGTTCTACATCCGCTGGTCGAAGTACGACCCGCACGCAGGCCAGTTCATACACTTCAACCAGCTGTCGGACTTTATTGCGTCTCTCGATCCACCGCTTGGCATCCCGAAACCGAACACGGTCGCGCTGGTGTCGTTCAATCTGCCCATCTCGAAGGGCAACAAGATCCACTGTCTGGACATACTGCACGCGCTGGTGAAGCATGTGCTGGGGCACGTGGAGGAGACGGACAACTTCAAGCAGCTGCAGGACCAGATGGACCAGAAGTTCAAGAAGCAGTTCCCGACGCGGAAGGAGCTGGAGATTGTGTCGTCGACGCGCATTTGGAAGCGGCAGGAGAAGGCTGCCAAAACGATACAGACCGCCTGGAAGGACTACCTGAG GATGAAGCGTGAACGGGAACGCTCCCCAATGTCACTGGAcgaagaaaacacacaaacttcCAGCCCGGGCGGATGGCAGAGCAAACTGTCCGCGCTGAACTTCCTGCATCTTCAGGTGCATCGCCGCGGTACGGCCACGTCAAGCCGTGCCTCGTCGCGAAAGTCGTCCCGAGCTTCCGATGCGTCCGATTTGAGCGAGCTGGCTGGGCCGTGGCTTAATCTTCCACTGATGCTGGTGTCCGGTACGAGCGACATGGTGAAGGATGTTAAGCAGCAGCATGCGAACGGACTGGAGCTGAA GGACGCTCCGGACGTGAAGGGACAGCGGCGCCGATCGTTCTACAACTTCCCGTTCTTCCTGCGGCACCAGGACGCCGTCGAGGAAACGTCTACCTCATCGCCGCAGCCACAGAAGCGGCCACTGAAGGACAGCGACACGAACCTGTCGCTCACCACGTCCCTCGAGAAGGTGCCAGTGCCGCCCCCGGCGACACCGAAGTCGAAGCGTGCCACAAGCTTTGTGAAGAAAAAGCCACCCCTGGAGCGTGGCTTTTCCGCCCAGAGTGCATTGCGTCTGAACCGCAATGCGGTCGTGC CGGATGATACACTGTCCACATCGGCAGCGGACGTGAGTATACTCGTGACGGAACCGTCGCCCGATGTACCGACCGTACCGGCACCGGGCGAGACGACGCTTGTCCACGTGCTGGTGCACAGGGAGAGCGAGGAATATCAGTCCGAGCTGGACGAGAAAG GCGAACCCAAGGTCAAAGAACCGCGCGATCCATCCCGTGCGAGTGACATCAAACTTTCACCCGGCACGAACGTTGACTATCAAATTCTAGGTGGACTGGAGGGTGCGCCCCGGCCCGTCGTGACGATCTGCGTCGAAAGTCCGATGGAGTCGCCGGAtcaggatggtggtggtggtggtggtgctactGCTTCTACTGCTACCACAGGGGCAGTCGCCATCCCCATCGATCCGGAACCGATCGATGTGAATCTGCCGCGTGATACGAGCAACATTTTCTACGACTACGAGGAACAGTCAGGGCCGGCCGGGCAAACCGTGTCCGCTGGAGAGGGCCCGAACGTTGAGGACACCGCGGTGACGGTGGAGATAGCGAACGAACTGGCGGAGTGTAAGGCGGGTCGCCGCTCACCGGGCTCACCGGGCGAGCAGCCATCCGACCGGCCGGAAGCAGACCTACCGGCACAGTCAAGCTGA